The Vicia villosa cultivar HV-30 ecotype Madison, WI linkage group LG1, Vvil1.0, whole genome shotgun sequence genome includes a region encoding these proteins:
- the LOC131645172 gene encoding uncharacterized protein LOC131645172, whose product MAQSLELLLIQFLMPDNDARRQAEDQIKRLAKDPQVVPALILHLRTAKTPNVRQLAAVLLRKKITGHWSKLSPHDKQLVKDSLIQSITLEHSPPVRKASANVVSIVAKYAVPSGEWPELFPFLFHSSQSPQEDQREVALILFSSLTETIGNAFRPHFADLQALLLKCLQDETSNRVRVAALKAVGSFMEFTHDGDEVIRFREFIPSILHVSRQCLAAGEEDVAIIAFEIFDELIESPAPLLGDSVKSIVQFSLEVCSTQTLESNTRHQAIQIISWLAKYKSNILKKHKLIIPILHVLCPLLAESTNEDEDDDLAPDRAAAEVIDTMALNIPKHVFPPVLEFASVSYQNANPKFREAAVTALGVISEGCLELMKQNLEPILHIVLTALRDPEQMVRGAASFALGQFAEYLQPEIVSHYESVLPCILNALDDASDEVKEKSYYALAAFCENMGHEILPFLDSLMARLLASLQNSSRILKETCMSAIGSIASAAEQAFFPYAERVLELMKNFMVLTNDEDLRSRARATELVGMVAMSIGKTRMEPILPPYIEAAISGFGLEYSELREYTHGFFSNIAEILGDSFAQYLPHVVPLAFSSCNLDDGSAIDIDDCDDEVANGFEGVSSDDEAHDEPRVRNISIRTGVLDEKAAATQALGLFAQYTTISYAPYLEETLRILLKHSSYFHEDVRLQAITGLKHTLTAAHAIFQSQNEGAAKAKEILDTVMNTFIKTMVEDDDKEVVAQACTNVADIIRDYGYATLEPYLPKLVHATSLLLQEQSACQQIESDSEIDDEDSSHDEVLMDAVSDLLPAFAKAMGAQFAPIFVNLFDHLMKFAKAFRPPQDRTMVVAVLAEVAQNMGFPIADYVDRVMPTVLKELSSSDATNRRNAAFCVGELCKNGGDSALKYFDNILRGLHPLFGESEPDHAVRDNAAGAVAKMIMVHPESVPLNQVLPVFMRVLPLKEDQEESMAVYSCVSALIFSSNPLILSLIPEIVNVFAQVAASPIETSEVKALVGRAFCHLISLYGQQMQPLLSALSPDHANALSTFSTMS is encoded by the exons ATGGCGCAGTCTCTGGAGCTTCTGCTGATTCAGTTTCTGATGCCGGACAACGACGCTCGCCGTCAAGCCGAAGACCAAATCAAACGCCTCGCTAAAGATCCTCAAGTCGTTCCCGCTCTCATTCTCCACTTACGCACCGCCAAAACCCCTAACGTCCGCCAACTCGCCGCCGTTCTCCTCCGTAAAAAAATCACCGGTCATTGGTCCAAACTCTCTCCTCACGATAAACAACTCGTCAAAGATTCACTCATTCAAAGCATCACGCTAGAACACAG TCCTCCTGTTCGAAAAGCGAGCGCGAATGTTGTCAGCATTGTTGCGAAGTACGCCGTTCCGTCCGGTGAGTGGCCGGAGTTATTTCCGTTTCTCTTTCATAGTAGTCAGAGTCCTCAAGAGGATCAACGTGAA GTGGCATTGATTCTGTTTAGCTCGTTAACGGAAACAATTGGGAATGCTTTTCGGCCGCATTTCGCGGATCTGCAAGCTTTATTACTTAAGTGTTTGCAGGATGAGACTAGCAACCGGGTTCGAGTTGCTGCTCTCAA GGCAGTGGGATCTTTTATGGAATTCACTCATGATGGGGATGAAGTG ATTAGGTTTCGTGAATTTATTCCAAGCATCTTACATGTATCAAGACAGTGCCTTGCCGCTGGAGAAGAAGATGTTGCCATAATTGCTTTTGAAATTTTTGATGAGTTGATTGAATCTCCTGCACCTCTTCTTGGAGATTCAGTCAAATCCATAGTACAGTTCTCGCTTGAGGTTTGCTCAACTCAAACTTTGGAGTCTAACACACGCCATCAG GCAATTCAGATTATTTCTTGGTTGGCAAAGTACAAGTCCAATATTTTGAAAAAGCATAAGCTGATCATCCCTATCTTACATGTTTTATGTCCTTTGCTTGCTGAATCAACCAATGAAGACGAAGATGATGATCTTGCACCTGATCGAGCTGCTGCAGAAGTTATTGATACAATGGCTTTGAACATCCCAAAGCATGTTTTCCCACCTGTTCTTGAATTTGCTTCTGTAAGCTATCAAAATGCAAACCCAAAGTTTCGAGAAGCAGCCGTTACTGCATTGGGTGTCATTTCTGAAGGTTGTTTGGAACTCATGAAACAAAATCTGGAGCCTATTCTACATATTGTCCTTACAGCTCTGCGGGATCCTGAACAAATGGTCAGAGGAGCAGCTTCCTTTGCTTTGGGTCAATTTGCCGAGTACTTACAGCCTGAAATCGTGTCCCATTATGAGAGTGTCCTTCCCTGCATTTTAAATGCTCTTGATGATGCATCTGATGAAGTGAAG GAAAAGTCATACTATGCTTTGGCTGCTTTTTGTGAGAACATGGGTCATGAAATCCTTCCCTTTCTAGATTCGTTAATGGCAAGGCTTTTAGCATCTCTCCAAAACAGTTCTCGCATTTTAAAAGAAACATGCATG TCTGCTATTGGTTCTATTGCTTCTGCTGCAGAGCAAGCTTTCTTTCCTTATGCTGAAAGGGTTTTAGAGTTGATGAAAAACTTCATGGTGCTAACTAATGATGAGGATCTCCGTTCACGTGCAAGAGCAACAGAACTAGTTGGAATGGTTGCAATGTCTATCGGGAAAACGAGAATGGAACCAATATTACCTCCTTATATAGAAGCTGCAATTTCT GGGTTTGGTTTGGAGTATAGTGAGCTTCGGGAGTACACTCATGGATTCTTCAGCAATATTGCTGAGATTTTGGGCGACAGTTTCGCACAG TATCTTCCTCATGTCGTGCCTCTTGCATTTTCCTCCTGCAATCTTGATGATGGCTCTGCTATTGACATTGATGATTGCGATGATGAAGTTGCCAATGGATTTGAAGGAGTTTCATCTGACGATGAAGCCCATGACGAACCAAGGGTTCGTAATATAAGTATTAGAACTGGAGTATTGGATGAAAAGGCAGCTGCAACCCAGGCCCTTGGTTTATTTGCACAGTATACAACCATCTCATATGCTCC ATATTTGGAGGAGACACTAAGAATCTTGCTTAAACACTCCAGTTATTTTCACGAAGATGTTAGACTTCAGGCAATCACTGGTTTAAAAC ATACTTTAACTGCGGCCCATGCAATATTCCAAAGCCAAAAT GAAGGGGCTGCCAAAGCAAAAGAAATTCTTG ATACTGTGATGAATACTTTCATCAAGActatggttgaagatgatgacaaggaagtggTTGCTCAAGCTTGCACTAACGTGGCTGACATCATTAGAGATTACGGTTATGCAACTCTAGAGCCAT ACTTGCCCAAGCTTGTACATGCAACTTCACTGTTGCTCCAGGAGCAATCTGCTTGTCAGCAGATAGAGTCAGACAGTGAAATTGACGACGAAGATAGTTCACACGATGAAGTTCTTATGGACGCAGTTTCTGATCTTCTTCCTGCCTTTGCGAAGGCCATGGGTGCTCAATTTGCTCCCATTTTTGTAAATCTATTTGATCATTTGATGAAATTTGCG AAAGCTTTCCGCCCCCCTCAAGATAGGACCATGGTTGTTGCAGTCCTTGCTGAAGTTGCTCAGAACATGGGTTTTCCTATTGCAGACTATGTGGAT CGAGTAATGCCTACGGTGCttaaagaattatcttcatctgATGCGACAAATAGAAGGAACGCCGCATTTTGTGTTGGGGAGTTGTGCAAAAATGGTGGCGATTCAGCTTTGAA ATACTTTGACAACATATTACGCGGGCTTCACCCCTTGTTTGGTGAGTCTGAGCCTGATCATGCAGTGAGGGATAATGCAGCTGGTGCTGTGGCAAAGATGATTATGGTGCACCCTGAGTCTGTTCCTTTAAATCAG GTTCTTCCTGTTTTCATGAGAGTTCTTCCTTTGAAAGAAGACCAAGAGGAGTCCATGGCTGTCTATAGTTGTGTCTCCGCCCTTATATTCTCATCAAATCCACTG ATCCTTTCCCTTATCCCTGAAATAGTTAATGTTTTTGCTCAAGTGGCGGCATCACCCATTGAAACATCTGAAGTCAAAGCTCTTGTAGGCAGAGCTTTTTGTCATCTAATTTCATTATACGGCCAACAAATGCAACCACTTCTAAGCGCCCTCTCACCAGATCACGCTAATGCACTGTCAACATTTTCCACAATGAGTTGA
- the LOC131645170 gene encoding uncharacterized protein LOC131645170, with amino-acid sequence MRKRTAYTLGIALICFTVLMIVTPTIPQSQDYHNFADQRTFFGIPNALDVISNFPFLIIGLIGLVLCHHGNYFKLSLQGELWGWTCFYVGVAAVAVGSSYYHLKPDDARLVWDRLPMTVAFTSIVAIFIIERIDERKGMISIIPLVLAGVVSIAYWRFFDDLRPYALVQFVPIIAIPVMAILMPPMYTHSTYWLWAAGFYLLAKVLEATDDVVYKWTNHIVSGHTLKHLFAAMVPVFLTLMLAKRSEEPERRSLYTIWKISWTKAKDGDSNVESYAYSRVQVEEPQQ; translated from the exons ATGAGAAAACGCACCGCTTACACCTTGGGTATAGCTCTCATTTGCTTCACAGTACTCATGATTGTAACCCCAACCATTCCCCAGTCCCAAGATTACCACAATTTCGCCGATCAACGCACCTTTTTCG gTATTCCCAATGCACTTGATGTGATATCCAATTTTCCTTTTCTCATTATTGGTCTCATTGGACTTGTACTTTGTCATCATGGAAATTATTTTAAGCTCAG TTTGCAAGGTGAACTTTGGGGCTGGACATGTTTCTATGTTGGTGTGGCTGCTGTTGCAGTTGGATCTTCGTATTATCATCTCAAGCCGGATGATGCTAGACTTGTGTGGGATAGGTTACCt atgaccgttgcttttacgTCGATCGTTGCGATTTTCATCATTGAGAGGATTGACGAGAGGAAAGGAATGATTTCAATTATACCTCTTGTTTTGGCTGGTGTAGTTAGCATTGCGTATTGGAG ATTCTTTGATGACCTCCGTCCGTATGCTTTGGTCCAATTTGTACCAATCATTGCAATTCCAGTCATGGCTATTTTGATGCCGCCAATGTACACTCACTCAACTTATTGGCTATGGGCTGCAG GATTTTATCTTCTAGCTAAGGTGTTAGAGGCTACTGATGACGTTGTCTACAAATGGACTAATCATATTGTCAGCGGTCATACACTCAAGCACTTGTTTGCAGCAATGGTTCCCGTATTCTTGACATTAATGCTTGCAAAGAGGAGCGAGGAACCAGAGAG GCGAAGTTTGTATACAATATGGAAGATTTCCTGGACAAAGGCCAAAGACGGAGACTCAAATGTCGAGAGCTACGCTTACTCAAGGGTGCAAGTTGAAGAGCCACAACAATGA